A genomic window from Arthrobacter sp. FW305-BF8 includes:
- the benC gene encoding benzoate 1,2-dioxygenase electron transfer component BenC, giving the protein MGHKVALSFEDGVTKVIKVGDYETVMDAAYKARINIPSDCRDGACGTCKAFCDSGSFDPGDFIDDAMTEEELEKGYLLTCQAVPESDLAIQIPATSESAKTAAASFTSTIKELNRHTDTTVSFALEVDNRDALTFLPGQYVNLKVPGSDAERSYSFSSGPEVQEASFMVRVTPQGAMSEYLRDRAAVGDTIEFTGPYGSFFLREPKRPLLLLAGGTGLAPLLSILEKLAENPPSSPVHLIYGLTREADIVGLNWLRAYEAKLPGFTWDYIASEPGTSAPHTGYVTQIIEPKHLNDGDVDIYLCGPPPMVNAVSKWLDTEGIKPANFYFERFAPKETTGGDAETGAPAPVEKIQADGDTMTRGEAVSSLETGRLDFHKEDSFAQLDARMGLELAVSELLLGRLTQEQLRQFRRLAEATTGSVQDGNITDPDGFARTNEEFHEYLFTICDNPMLLESYRRLDVHAQMAAAFEAGTPIFERVTQDHIDVVDAFERGDKARLREVIMAHAQDAKGTMVGAIDAKAAH; this is encoded by the coding sequence ATGGGCCACAAAGTAGCCCTCAGCTTCGAGGACGGCGTCACCAAAGTCATCAAGGTCGGCGACTATGAGACCGTCATGGATGCCGCCTACAAGGCACGCATCAACATTCCATCGGACTGCCGGGACGGCGCCTGCGGCACCTGCAAGGCCTTCTGCGATTCCGGTTCCTTCGACCCGGGCGACTTCATCGACGACGCCATGACGGAGGAGGAACTCGAAAAGGGCTACCTGCTCACCTGCCAGGCCGTGCCGGAGTCGGACCTCGCCATCCAGATCCCGGCCACGTCCGAATCGGCGAAGACGGCCGCCGCGTCCTTCACCTCCACCATCAAGGAACTCAACCGGCACACGGACACCACCGTGTCCTTCGCCCTCGAGGTGGACAACCGCGACGCGCTGACCTTCCTCCCCGGACAGTACGTCAACCTCAAAGTCCCCGGCTCCGATGCCGAGCGCTCCTACTCCTTCAGCAGCGGCCCCGAGGTCCAGGAGGCGTCCTTCATGGTCCGGGTGACTCCGCAGGGCGCCATGTCCGAGTACCTCCGCGACCGCGCCGCCGTGGGCGACACCATCGAGTTCACGGGCCCGTACGGATCGTTCTTCCTGCGCGAGCCCAAACGGCCCCTGCTGCTCCTGGCCGGCGGCACCGGGCTGGCCCCGCTCCTATCCATCCTGGAAAAGCTCGCCGAAAACCCGCCCTCCAGCCCGGTCCACCTGATCTACGGGCTCACCCGCGAGGCCGACATCGTGGGCCTGAACTGGCTGCGCGCCTACGAGGCGAAACTGCCCGGTTTCACCTGGGACTACATCGCCTCCGAGCCCGGCACCTCCGCTCCGCACACCGGCTACGTCACCCAGATCATCGAACCGAAGCACCTCAACGACGGCGACGTGGACATCTACCTCTGCGGCCCACCGCCCATGGTCAATGCCGTCTCCAAATGGCTGGACACCGAAGGCATCAAGCCCGCCAACTTCTACTTCGAACGATTCGCACCGAAGGAAACCACCGGCGGCGACGCCGAAACGGGCGCCCCGGCTCCGGTTGAGAAGATCCAGGCCGACGGCGACACCATGACCCGCGGCGAAGCCGTGTCTTCGCTGGAGACCGGCCGGCTGGATTTCCACAAGGAGGACAGCTTCGCCCAGCTGGACGCCCGCATGGGCCTGGAGCTTGCCGTCAGCGAACTGCTGCTGGGACGGCTCACCCAGGAACAACTGCGCCAGTTCCGCCGCCTGGCCGAAGCTACCACCGGTTCGGTGCAGGACGGAAACATCACCGATCCCGACGGGTTCGCGCGCACCAACGAGGAATTCCACGAGTACCTCTTCACGATCTGCGACAACCCGATGCTGCTGGAGTCCTACCGCCGCCTGGACGTCCACGCCCAGATGGCCGCGGCCTTCGAAGCCGGCACGCCGATCTTCGAGCGCGTCACGCAGGACCACATCGACGTCGTCGACGCCTTTGAACGCGGGGACAAAGCCAGGCTGCGCGAAGTCATCATGGCCCACGCCCAGGATGCCAAGGGGACCATGGTGGGGGCCATCGACGCCAAGGCCGCACACTGA
- the catA gene encoding catechol 1,2-dioxygenase, with product MTQTPTDSRTENEGTAVEAGTKATERFAASGKLSKVDVSKERVSLLAGALIKAANDIVEEHQVTYEEYNALKAWLIKVGTDGEWPLFLDVWLEHTVEDVNSQDRPGTVGTIEGPYYVPNSPELQTPATVEMRDGEEGTPLRFSGQFTDTEGNPIQGAHVEIWHADAAGFYSQYAPGLPEWLFRATVKASDDGRFEINTMRPAPYQIPTDGACGQLISAAGWHAWRPAHIHIKVSAPGYEPVTQQLYFPGDPHNADDIASAVKPELMLDPRPRTDGKGEEVVYDYVLAKQGQKK from the coding sequence ATGACCCAAACCCCAACGGACAGCCGCACGGAAAACGAAGGCACCGCCGTCGAAGCAGGCACCAAGGCAACCGAGCGGTTCGCAGCGTCGGGCAAGCTCTCCAAGGTGGATGTATCCAAGGAACGGGTGAGCCTGCTGGCCGGCGCGCTGATCAAGGCCGCCAACGACATCGTCGAGGAACACCAGGTCACCTACGAGGAATACAACGCGCTCAAAGCGTGGCTGATCAAGGTCGGGACGGACGGTGAATGGCCGCTGTTCCTCGACGTCTGGCTTGAGCACACCGTTGAGGACGTCAACTCCCAGGACCGCCCCGGCACCGTGGGCACCATTGAGGGCCCCTACTACGTTCCCAACTCCCCGGAACTCCAGACGCCCGCCACGGTTGAAATGCGCGACGGCGAAGAGGGCACCCCGCTGCGCTTCAGCGGCCAGTTCACCGACACCGAAGGCAACCCCATCCAGGGCGCCCATGTGGAGATCTGGCACGCGGACGCCGCCGGTTTCTACTCCCAGTACGCCCCAGGCCTGCCCGAGTGGCTCTTCCGCGCCACCGTCAAGGCTTCAGACGATGGCCGGTTCGAGATCAACACGATGCGTCCGGCGCCCTACCAGATCCCCACGGACGGGGCCTGCGGGCAGCTGATCAGTGCGGCGGGCTGGCACGCCTGGCGTCCGGCGCACATCCACATCAAGGTGTCCGCACCGGGCTACGAGCCGGTCACCCAGCAGCTTTACTTCCCCGGCGACCCCCACAACGCTGACGACATCGCCTCGGCAGTGAAGCCTGAACTGATGCTGGACCCCCGCCCCCGTACCGACGGAAAGGGCGAGGAAGTAGTTTATGACTACGTCCTGGCAAAGCAGGGCCAGAAGAAGTAG
- a CDS encoding 1,6-dihydroxycyclohexa-2,4-diene-1-carboxylate dehydrogenase — MAAPYAGQYVTPGRFGGKVAVVTGAAQGIGQKVAERIGAESGAVVLVDRADLVHDVARGIDEAAKASGSGGSATSVTADLETFAGATQAIKAALAAHGRVDVLVNNVGGTIWARPYQEYDEDKIEKEIRRSLFPTLWTCRAVLPAMMEQGSGTIVNVSSVATRGMHRVPYAAAKGGVNALTQSLAMEVAGHGIRVVATAPGGTEAPPRKVKRGPEAESATEKDWYQTIVDQTVGSSFMKRYGTLDEQAAPIVFLASDEASYLTGSILPVAGGDLG; from the coding sequence ATGGCTGCGCCGTACGCCGGGCAATACGTGACCCCGGGCAGGTTCGGCGGCAAGGTCGCCGTCGTCACCGGTGCCGCCCAGGGGATAGGACAGAAGGTGGCCGAACGCATCGGTGCCGAGAGCGGCGCCGTGGTCCTGGTGGACCGCGCGGACCTGGTCCACGACGTTGCCCGCGGCATCGACGAGGCCGCCAAAGCGTCGGGTTCGGGCGGCTCGGCCACATCCGTCACCGCGGACCTGGAGACCTTCGCCGGCGCCACCCAGGCCATCAAGGCCGCCCTCGCCGCCCACGGGCGGGTGGACGTCCTGGTCAACAACGTGGGCGGCACCATCTGGGCGCGCCCCTACCAGGAGTACGACGAGGATAAGATCGAGAAGGAAATCCGCCGTTCCCTCTTTCCCACGCTCTGGACCTGCCGGGCGGTCCTGCCGGCCATGATGGAGCAGGGCTCCGGCACGATCGTGAACGTCTCCTCGGTAGCCACCAGGGGAATGCACCGGGTGCCCTACGCCGCGGCGAAAGGCGGCGTGAACGCGCTGACCCAGTCACTGGCCATGGAGGTGGCCGGGCACGGCATCCGCGTGGTGGCCACCGCCCCGGGCGGCACGGAAGCCCCGCCGCGCAAGGTCAAGCGCGGGCCGGAAGCCGAGTCCGCCACCGAGAAGGACTGGTACCAAACCATCGTTGACCAGACGGTGGGGTCCTCGTTCATGAAGCGCTACGGCACCCTGGACGAGCAGGCGGCGCCCATCGTGTTCCTCGCCTCGGACGAGGCGTCCTACCTGACCGGCAGCATCCTCCCGGTGGCCGGCGGCGACCTGGGCTAG
- the benA gene encoding benzoate 1,2-dioxygenase large subunit produces MTENLIHAREVLADAVIDDRENGVIRAKREIFTDQEIFELEMKHIFEGNWVYLAHESQIPNVGDYFTTYIGRTPVMITRDKDENLNCLVNACSHRGAMLCRRKTDNRTTFTCPFHGWTFKNSGELLKVKDSRNAGYPETFNKEGSHDLTKVARFESYRGFLFGSLKADVLPLEEHLGDATKVIDSIVDQSPEGLEVLRGSSTYTYDGNWKVQAENGADGYHVTAVHWNYAATTARRSAGDSANKTKAMDAGKWGKVKGGFYSYDHGHLLLWQEWTNPQDRPLWDRRDELVAKYGEEMANFMINISRNLCLYPNVYIMDQFSSQIRHFRPISADQTEVTIYCIAPKGESQENRSKRIRQYEDFFNATGMATPDDLEEFRSCNKTYWATSAPWNDMTRGATHEITGPDEQAQALGMTRVIASGVRTEDEGLYPIQHGYWKEVMDRALAEEEERSALESIPVTA; encoded by the coding sequence ATGACCGAGAACCTGATCCATGCCCGCGAGGTCCTTGCCGACGCCGTGATCGACGACCGCGAGAACGGCGTCATCCGGGCCAAGCGCGAGATCTTCACCGACCAGGAGATCTTCGAACTCGAGATGAAGCACATCTTCGAAGGCAACTGGGTGTACCTCGCCCACGAGTCGCAGATCCCCAACGTGGGCGACTACTTCACCACCTATATCGGCCGCACCCCCGTGATGATCACCCGGGACAAGGATGAAAACCTGAACTGCCTGGTCAACGCCTGTTCGCACCGAGGCGCCATGCTGTGCCGCCGCAAGACGGACAACCGCACCACGTTCACCTGCCCCTTCCACGGCTGGACCTTCAAGAACTCCGGCGAGCTGCTGAAGGTCAAGGACTCCCGGAACGCTGGCTACCCCGAGACCTTCAACAAGGAAGGCTCACACGACCTCACCAAGGTGGCCCGCTTCGAGTCCTACCGCGGCTTCCTGTTCGGCTCGCTGAAGGCCGACGTGCTCCCGCTCGAGGAGCACCTGGGCGATGCCACCAAGGTCATCGACTCGATAGTGGACCAGTCACCCGAGGGCCTGGAAGTGCTGCGCGGATCCTCCACCTATACCTACGACGGCAACTGGAAGGTCCAGGCCGAGAACGGTGCCGACGGCTACCACGTCACCGCCGTGCACTGGAACTACGCAGCCACCACGGCCCGCCGCAGCGCCGGGGATTCCGCCAACAAGACCAAGGCCATGGACGCCGGCAAGTGGGGCAAGGTCAAGGGCGGGTTCTATTCCTACGACCACGGCCACCTGCTGCTCTGGCAGGAGTGGACCAACCCCCAGGACCGTCCGCTCTGGGACCGCCGCGACGAGCTCGTGGCCAAGTACGGCGAGGAGATGGCCAACTTCATGATCAACATCTCCCGCAACCTGTGCCTCTACCCGAACGTCTACATCATGGACCAGTTCTCCTCGCAGATCCGGCACTTCCGGCCCATCTCCGCGGACCAGACCGAGGTGACCATCTACTGCATCGCCCCCAAGGGCGAGTCCCAGGAGAACCGTTCCAAGCGCATCCGCCAGTACGAGGACTTCTTCAACGCCACGGGCATGGCCACGCCGGACGACCTGGAGGAATTCCGCTCCTGCAACAAGACCTACTGGGCCACCAGCGCCCCGTGGAACGACATGACCCGCGGCGCCACCCACGAGATCACCGGCCCGGATGAGCAGGCACAGGCCCTGGGCATGACCCGGGTGATCGCCTCCGGCGTGCGCACCGAAGACGAAGGGCTCTACCCCATCCAGCACGGGTACTGGAAGGAAGTCATGGACCGGGCCCTGGCGGAGGAAGAGGAGCGTTCCGCCCTGGAATCCATTCCCGTCACCGCCTGA
- the benB gene encoding benzoate 1,2-dioxygenase small subunit: MTNLTHTAPVLKTAEEIATLETVRAFLYREARLLDDRQFDEWLECYHPDSEFWMPAWDVDDQLTQDPQNEISLIYYDNRGGIEDRVFRIKTDRSSATSLPEPRTGHNITDVEVLANDGGTVDVRFNWFTLYFRYNTTDTYFGTSYYTLDLSGPQSVILKKKVVLKNDYIHHVVDVYMI; the protein is encoded by the coding sequence ATGACCAACCTGACCCACACCGCCCCGGTCCTGAAGACCGCGGAGGAGATCGCAACCCTCGAAACCGTCCGGGCGTTCCTCTACCGGGAAGCCCGCCTGCTGGATGACCGACAGTTCGATGAATGGCTGGAGTGCTACCACCCGGATTCCGAATTCTGGATGCCGGCCTGGGACGTGGACGACCAGCTGACGCAGGACCCCCAGAACGAGATCTCCCTGATCTACTACGACAACCGCGGCGGCATCGAGGACCGGGTGTTCCGGATCAAGACCGACAGGTCATCAGCCACCTCCCTCCCGGAGCCGCGCACGGGCCACAACATCACGGACGTCGAGGTGTTGGCGAACGACGGCGGCACGGTGGACGTGCGCTTCAACTGGTTCACCCTCTACTTCCGCTACAACACGACGGACACCTACTTTGGCACCAGCTACTACACCCTGGACCTTTCCGGTCCGCAGTCGGTGATCCTGAAGAAGAAGGTGGTCCTGAAGAACGACTACATCCACCACGTGGTGGACGTCTACATGATCTGA